A region of the Candidatus Palauibacter australiensis genome:
CGTGCTGGACGTGTACGTGCCCGCCCGTGAGTTCCGCGAGATAGATGTCCCGCGCCACGACCGTGGCCTCCGAAGCGTTCGGGATCCCGCGCAGGCCGAGCGCGGTCGCCACGGCGCCTTCGTTCATGACCCCTCCGGCGGAGAGCGCCATGTCTTCGGCATGCTGAAGGACGGGGATCCCGAAGGACTGCGTGTACTCGAGCAGGCGCCGCATGAGCGCCGGGTCGTGGATCGGGTGTCCGTCGTCCGTGACCGCGACCGCGCCCGCCTCGACCAGGCCGCCGATCTCGGTCATCTGCCTGCCGGCGAGGCCGAGCGAGGCGGCGGCCACGGGACTCACGCGCGCTCCGCCCTCCCCCTGCCGGGCCCAGCGCCGCGCCTCTTCCCGCACGAAGCCGACCGCGGCTGGGTCGTCGAGCGGCGGATCCGTGTTCGGCATCGCCCAGATCGTCGTGAAGCCGCCCGCAGCCGCGGACCGGGCGCCCGTGCGGATCGTCTCCTTATGCTCGGCTCCCGGTTCCCTCAGGTGCACGTGCACATCGATCAACCCGGGAGCGACGACGAGTCCCTGCGCGTCGATGCGGGGGATGCCCTCCGGTCCCGCGACGCCGCGCGCGACGGCCTCGATCCGCCCGTCCCGCACGAGAACATCCCGCACCTCATCCATCCCCGCGGAGGGATCGATCACGCGGCCTCCGGCGAGGAGGAGCGACCCGCTCACGGTCCCCCCACCTTGGCGTCTTCGGCCAGCTCCGGGCGCCCGCCGGCGAGCAGGTAGAGGACGGCCATCCGCACGGCGACTCCGTTCGTCACCTGCGGGAGGATCACCGAGCGCGGCCCGTCCGCCACGTCGGAGTCGATCTCGACGCCCCTGTTCATGGGCCCGGGGTGGAGGACGATCATCTCGTCGCCGGCGCGGCCGAGGCGCTCGGAACTGACGCCGAACACGCGGTTGTACTCGCGGAGCGAGGGGACGTAGCCGCCCTCCATCCGCTCCAGTTGAAGCCGCAGCACGTAGAGCACGTCGCACCACTCGATCGCCTCCTCGATCGAGTCGAGCCGCTGCACGCCCAGCTCCTCGATCCCGGCCGGGATCAGGGTGCGCGGCCCGCACACCGCGACCTCGGCCCCGCACTTCATGAGGCCCCAGATGTTCGAGCGCGCGACGCGCGAGTGGAGGATATCGCCGACGATGCAGACGCGCCGGCCCGCGATGGCCCCGAACCGGTCCCGGATCGTCAACAGGTCGAGGAGGGCCTGCGTGGGGTGCTCGTGCTGGCCGTCGCCGGCGTTGATGACGTTGGAGGGAATCCGGTCCGCGAGGAACTTCGCCGCTCCCGACGATCCGTGACGTACGACGACCATGTGAATCCTCATCGCCTCGAGGTTGCGCGCCGTGTCGACGAGCGTCTCGCCCTTCTGCACGGAGGAGCCCGCGGAGGAGATGTTCACCGTATCGGCCGAGAGCCGCTTTTCCGCGAACTCGAAGCTGATGCGGGTCCGGGTCGAGGGTTCGAGAAAGAGGTTGACGATCGTCTGTCCGCGGAGGACCGGCACCTTCTTGATCTTCCGCTCGCTGATCTCCTTGAAGGGTTCCGCGGTATCGAGAATCGCCTCGATCTGCCCCCGCGTGAGAGGTTCGAGGCCGATGAGGTCCTTCCCGAGCCCGAGTTCCCGGCCCTGGGCCGTCATGTCCCCGCCTCGGGAACGGCGGGCAGGGCGACGATGTCGATACCCCAGTCGCCGTCCGTGTTCGCGACGCGCACCGCCACGTCCTGGTTGGGTCCGACCTCGATGACGCGGCCCACGTAGTCGGGCTGGATCGGGAGCTGGCGCCCCCCACGGTCCACGAGGACGCAGAGCTGGATCCGGCGGGCGCGTCCGAAGTCCGACAGCTCCTGGAGCGCGGCCCGGATCGTTCGTCCCGTGTGGAGCACGTCGTCCACGATGACGATGTGCGCGCCTTCGATGGACTCCGGGATGCGGGTGGTCCCGACCGTGGGGAGCGCGCCGACCTGCCCGAAATCATCCCGGTAGAGCGTGATGTCGAGCGAACCGATGGGGATGGAGCCGCGCGTCGGCTCAAGGTGACGGCCGATCTCGGCCGCGATCGAATCGCCGCGACGGTGGATGCCGATGAGGATGAGGCGGGCGTCGGGCTCGATCGCCCGGTCAAGCTGCGCGGAAAGCTCGGCAAGGAGCCCTCGGGCAGCGGCCTCGTCGAGGACGTTGTGCGTCAGTGTCGTCTCGGCTCCGCTCGATCCGTGGCGGGCGGCTCGGCGTCAGCAGCCCGTGGCTGCTTGGGCGGCCCCGGTCGGGCGGGAGTATAGCGACCCGCGTTGACCCTCGCGAGACGGCCCCGGTAGGTTCGGGCATGCGCATGCGATCCGACGTCTTCCGGCGCGCCGGACGGTGGCTTCTGCTGCCGGCGGTCGTCCTGCCCGCGTCTCTTCCCGGCAAAGCCTTCGCACAGGACGGCCCCTCGCTCACCGTGGAGGCGCCCGCGGTCGTCCTCACCGACGTTCCATTCTCCCTCACGCTCCACACGGGGGGCGGGGAGAACGCGCGCTATCGCGTGACAACCGCCTCGGGACGCGAACTCGCCGCGGGCGCCCTGCCCCTCCGGTCGGAGACCCCGGTCAACGGGCTGCGGGCCGCGGCGGGGGATCTCCCGCTGTCCGTGGAGATGGACTCGGACCAGGGACCGGCAAACGCGAGTGTGGACCCGCCGCGGTTCCCCGGATGGATCAGCTTGCTGCCGCCGCTCATCGCGATCGCCCTCGCGCTCATCTTCCGCCACGTCGTCGTGTCGCTCTTCTTCGGAATCTGGCTGGGCGGATTCTTCATCGCCGGCCTCGACCCGCTGGCGGGGCTCGGGCGGACGGTGGACACGTTCATCGTGCCCTCGCTCGCCGACACCGACAACGCGTCGATCCTGATGTTCTCCGCGCTGTTGAGCGGCATGGTGGGGGTGATGTCGCGCGCCGGGGGCACGCGCGGGATCGTCGAAGCACTTCGGCCGCTGGCCACCACGCCGCGCCGCGCGCAGCTCGCCACCTTCTTCGCGGGCGTCGGCATCTTCTTCGACGACTACGCGAACACCCTCATCGTCGGAAACACCTTCCGTCCCGTCACGGACAAGCTGAAGGTGTCGCGGGAGAAGCTGGCCTACCTCGTGGATTCGACGGCCGCCCCCGTCGCCACGATCGCCTTCGTTTCGACCTGGGTCGGCTTCGAGATCTCGCTGATCCGCGACGGACTTCGCATCGCCGCCGAGCAGACCTCGGACCCCGCGCTGGCCGGGGCGCTCGCCTCCACCAGCCCGTTCACCGTGTTCCTGAGCAGCATTCCGTACCTCTTCTATCCCATCCTTGCCCTGTTCATGGTGGCCGCGGTCATCGTGTC
Encoded here:
- a CDS encoding dihydroorotase, giving the protein MDEVRDVLVRDGRIEAVARGVAGPEGIPRIDAQGLVVAPGLIDVHVHLREPGAEHKETIRTGARSAAAGGFTTIWAMPNTDPPLDDPAAVGFVREEARRWARQGEGGARVSPVAAASLGLAGRQMTEIGGLVEAGAVAVTDDGHPIHDPALMRRLLEYTQSFGIPVLQHAEDMALSAGGVMNEGAVATALGLRGIPNASEATVVARDIYLAELTGGHVHVQHVSTREAVELIRLAHERGVRVSGEASPHHMALTEEAVRGYRTEAKMNPPLRSEADRRAVRQGLIDGVLECVATDHAPHHYEEKEREFDDAPFGIVGLETALAVCIGELVTPGDLPLFDLIERMSAAPARLMGIEGGTLRPGSRADLVLFDPEEAWTVDPANFRSKSRNTPFGGWEVTGRVKRTIVGGETRYAEGG
- a CDS encoding aspartate carbamoyltransferase catalytic subunit, which encodes MTAQGRELGLGKDLIGLEPLTRGQIEAILDTAEPFKEISERKIKKVPVLRGQTIVNLFLEPSTRTRISFEFAEKRLSADTVNISSAGSSVQKGETLVDTARNLEAMRIHMVVVRHGSSGAAKFLADRIPSNVINAGDGQHEHPTQALLDLLTIRDRFGAIAGRRVCIVGDILHSRVARSNIWGLMKCGAEVAVCGPRTLIPAGIEELGVQRLDSIEEAIEWCDVLYVLRLQLERMEGGYVPSLREYNRVFGVSSERLGRAGDEMIVLHPGPMNRGVEIDSDVADGPRSVILPQVTNGVAVRMAVLYLLAGGRPELAEDAKVGGP
- the pyrR gene encoding bifunctional pyr operon transcriptional regulator/uracil phosphoribosyltransferase PyrR, with protein sequence MTHNVLDEAAARGLLAELSAQLDRAIEPDARLILIGIHRRGDSIAAEIGRHLEPTRGSIPIGSLDITLYRDDFGQVGALPTVGTTRIPESIEGAHIVIVDDVLHTGRTIRAALQELSDFGRARRIQLCVLVDRGGRQLPIQPDYVGRVIEVGPNQDVAVRVANTDGDWGIDIVALPAVPEAGT
- a CDS encoding Na+/H+ antiporter NhaC family protein, whose translation is MRMRSDVFRRAGRWLLLPAVVLPASLPGKAFAQDGPSLTVEAPAVVLTDVPFSLTLHTGGGENARYRVTTASGRELAAGALPLRSETPVNGLRAAAGDLPLSVEMDSDQGPANASVDPPRFPGWISLLPPLIAIALALIFRHVVVSLFFGIWLGGFFIAGLDPLAGLGRTVDTFIVPSLADTDNASILMFSALLSGMVGVMSRAGGTRGIVEALRPLATTPRRAQLATFFAGVGIFFDDYANTLIVGNTFRPVTDKLKVSREKLAYLVDSTAAPVATIAFVSTWVGFEISLIRDGLRIAAEQTSDPALAGALASTSPFTVFLSSIPYLFYPILALFMVAAVIVSQRDFGPMHGAEMRARTGGGVFRPGSQLMVNSEETGLDAAEGVPLRWYNAAIPVLTVVATVLLGLYFDGRGAVGPASLWDTFGAADPFKAILWGSLAGCLVAIGLATTQRILSLSQALDGWLTGIRAMTMGFVILTLAWSLGEVTSQLATAQYLTQILEGSLAPELVPVLTFTTAAIVSFCTGTSWATMTILLPLVVPLVVALGGATGIEAGGGELLVSSISSVLAGSVFGDHCSPISDTTVLSSMASACDHMDHVRTQLPYALVVAVSAMLFGHVGTSYGLSPWIAHLLGIGVVLVALRVLGRPVPAGT